A stretch of the Massilia sp. W12 genome encodes the following:
- a CDS encoding ATP-binding cassette domain-containing protein: MLELHHITFHYPGRSIFLGLDAAFSPGIHWLQGENGCGKSTLLKLAGAGLQPHAGELRWQGISSKDGQAWRARVFLCQGEAVELPWLQAQEWLELHLSLYCDAATRAATQTRLHAMLQMFGLLPVLRQNLESLSLGQHKKLQLSLALALPVSVLLLDEPLNSLDVQARALLLQTLREQPPTRCILLTSHLSPDLPMAGVWRLQTQEAGHALLQRLE, encoded by the coding sequence ATGCTGGAATTGCATCACATCACGTTCCACTATCCGGGCCGCAGCATATTCCTCGGCCTGGACGCCGCGTTTTCGCCCGGCATCCATTGGCTGCAGGGGGAAAACGGTTGCGGCAAAAGCACCCTGCTGAAATTGGCCGGGGCCGGTTTGCAGCCGCATGCGGGTGAGTTGCGCTGGCAGGGCATATCCAGCAAAGACGGCCAAGCCTGGCGCGCCCGGGTTTTTCTATGCCAGGGCGAGGCGGTTGAATTGCCCTGGTTGCAGGCGCAAGAGTGGCTGGAATTGCATCTGAGCCTGTATTGTGACGCCGCGACGCGGGCGGCGACGCAAACCCGCTTGCACGCCATGTTGCAGATGTTCGGCTTGCTGCCGGTATTGCGTCAAAATCTGGAAAGCCTGTCCCTTGGGCAGCATAAAAAATTGCAACTCTCACTTGCTTTAGCGCTGCCGGTCAGCGTGCTGCTGCTGGATGAACCCCTGAACTCGCTGGATGTGCAGGCGCGCGCCCTGTTGCTGCAAACCTTGCGCGAACAGCCGCCAACGCGCTGCATTTTGCTGACCAGCCATCTCAGCCCGGATTTGCCGATGGCCGGGGTTTGGCGTTTGCAGACGCAGGAGGCGGGGCATGCTTTATTGCAGCGTTTAGAATGA
- a CDS encoding DUF1902 domain-containing protein, translated as MYRVGYPCWRLLAQIGVPLKLSVDVHHDKEAGLFIATSSDLKGLVCEAATIDDLLKEVNAATSELLDLELHGKQSPLRATDLRLRNI; from the coding sequence ATGTACAGAGTTGGGTACCCATGTTGGCGATTGCTTGCTCAGATTGGTGTTCCATTAAAACTGAGCGTTGATGTGCATCATGACAAAGAAGCAGGCCTTTTTATCGCCACTTCAAGCGATTTAAAAGGCTTGGTCTGCGAAGCGGCAACCATCGATGATTTACTAAAAGAAGTGAATGCAGCAACGTCTGAGCTGCTTGATCTGGAGTTGCATGGCAAGCAAAGCCCATTGCGCGCCACAGATTTGCGACTACGAAACATATGA
- a CDS encoding 2OG-Fe(II) oxygenase, translating to MQQDVMPQAWRDWIKENLQRGCDAQGMAMLMVRDGGFAANVARSAIARIAAELGQHTNETTAETGGNTLVTRPEIDTSGNLLEIDGRQVRVLMSMEQPRVVLIGNLLSHEECDALVAYCAERMAPSPVVDMVAGSNALHEHRTSRGAMLQRGESELVARIEQRLASLVNWPVENGEGMQILRYEVGHEYRAHFDWFDPEQSGPRKHLQHGGQRYATIVMYLSDVEKGGGTSFPAIGLQTPPAKGSAVFFCNVDAFGVPDKLTLHAGMPVMGGTKLIATKWLRERQY from the coding sequence ATGCAGCAGGATGTAATGCCACAGGCGTGGCGCGATTGGATTAAGGAAAATCTGCAACGCGGTTGCGATGCGCAAGGCATGGCGATGTTGATGGTGCGCGATGGCGGCTTTGCGGCGAATGTGGCGCGCAGCGCGATTGCCCGCATTGCCGCAGAACTGGGACAGCATACAAACGAAACAACGGCTGAGACGGGCGGCAATACGCTGGTGACGCGCCCGGAAATCGACACCAGCGGGAATCTGCTGGAAATCGACGGGCGCCAGGTGCGGGTGCTGATGAGTATGGAGCAGCCGCGCGTGGTCTTGATCGGCAATCTCTTATCGCATGAAGAGTGTGACGCCCTGGTGGCGTATTGCGCCGAGCGCATGGCGCCTTCGCCGGTGGTGGATATGGTGGCCGGCAGCAATGCCTTGCACGAACACCGCACCAGCCGGGGCGCGATGTTGCAACGTGGCGAATCTGAGCTGGTGGCGCGCATTGAGCAGCGCTTGGCCAGCCTGGTCAACTGGCCGGTGGAAAATGGCGAGGGTATGCAAATTTTGCGCTATGAAGTCGGGCATGAATACCGCGCCCATTTTGACTGGTTTGACCCGGAACAAAGCGGCCCGCGCAAGCATTTACAGCATGGCGGCCAGCGCTACGCCACGATTGTGATGTATTTAAGCGATGTGGAAAAAGGCGGCGGCACTTCTTTCCCGGCGATTGGCCTGCAAACCCCGCCGGCCAAGGGCAGCGCGGTGTTTTTCTGCAATGTCGATGCGTTTGGCGTGCCGGACAAACTGACTTTGCACGCCGGCATGCCGGTCATGGGCGGAACCAAGTTAATCGCCACCAAGTGGTTGCGCGAGCGGCAGTATTGA